Proteins from one Candidatus Cloacimonadota bacterium genomic window:
- a CDS encoding four helix bundle protein, translated as MYKSFKEMSIWKLSMDLAVEIYELTESILKKEDYSLTSQIRRSALSISANIAEGFGRFHNKDKINFYYYARGSVTETQSHLIYCSRVKFLKSDVSENLIERLEEINKSLKNNESTLKRQ; from the coding sequence ATGTATAAAAGTTTTAAGGAAATGTCGATTTGGAAATTGAGTATGGATTTAGCAGTAGAAATTTATGAACTCACAGAATCTATTCTCAAGAAAGAAGATTACAGTCTAACTTCTCAAATTCGCAGGTCTGCTCTAAGTATTTCAGCAAATATTGCTGAAGGATTCGGACGCTTTCATAACAAAGATAAAATAAATTTCTATTATTATGCTCGCGGCTCGGTAACCGAAACTCAAAGTCATTTGATTTATTGCAGCAGAGTAAAATTTTTGAAATCAGATGTTTCAGAAAATTTAATTGAAAGACTCGAAGAAATAAATAAATCTTTAAAAAATAATGAGTCCACTCTAAAAAGGCAATAA